TGCACCGAGTACACCGTGTCCGCGACCTTCGCCAGTTGCGGGACCAGTTGCGCGGCCGTAGATCCCGTGCCGAGTACTGCGATCTTCCTGCCCGCCAGTGGGATCGAGTGATCCCAGCGGGACGTGTGCATCACGGTTCCGGTGAACGGTTCCTCCTCGACGAGGTCTGGCAGCAGCGGGCGGGTGAACAGCCCTACCGCCGACACCACGACGTCGAACCGGTATTGGTCGCCACCCGAGGTGGTCAGTACCCAGCCGTCGGTGTCCCAGCGCGCCGAGCACACCTCGGTGTTCAGCAACAGGTGCGGTTCGAGCCGGTGCCGCCGCGCACACCGTTCGAAGTACGCGAGGATTTCGGGTTGTTCGGACCACAACCGTGTCCACTCGGCATTGAGGTCGAACGAGTAGGAGTACAGGTGCGACTTCACGTCGCACGCCAGGCCCGGGTAGGTGTTGATGCGCCATGTCCCGCCGACCCCGTCTTCGCGGTCGAAGATCGTGAAATCGCGAAACCCCGCCTTTTTCAGGAAGATTCCGAGGGCGAGGCCTCCCGGTCCGGCACCGATGATCCCGACCGACATACTCATCCGATCTGCAGGCATTGCCCGCCGTCGACGACGAGTTCGGATCCGGTGATGAACGACGCGCGCTCGGAGAGCAGGAATTCGACGGCGTCGGCGATCTCGGTGGGCCTGCCGAGCCGCCCGGTGACGGCCCTGGCCGCGAGCCGTTCCTGCGTGGTCTCGTCGAGCATCGGGGTGGCGACGGGCCCGGGGAATACCGCGTTGACACGGATACCTTCGGGGGCCAACTCGGCCGCGGCGACCTGTGTGAGCCCGCGCAGCGCCCATTTCGACGAGCCGTAGGCGGCATGGTTCGGGAACGGGCGGATCGCGCCGGTGCTACAGGTGTTGACGATCGCCGCCCCCGCGGCGCGACGCAGACAAGGCAGTGCGGTGCGGATCCCGAGGAACGGGCCGAGGCAGTTCACCCGCCAACTGCCCTCGAAACCGTCCTGGGTCTCGTCGTCGAACGATGCACGGTGCAGTACACCGGCGTTGTTCACCAGGGCGCTCAGCGATCCGAACTGCTCCACCACGGTGTGCACGGCGCGCTGCCACTGCTCGGCCGAGGTCACGTCGAGCTCGAGCGCGATGACGGCATCGCCGTGATCGGCCGTCGACCGACGGAGGTCGCCGATCACCAGATCGGTTGCAGCGACCCGGAAACCGTCCGACACCAGCTTCGCCACGATCGCAGCGCCCTGGCCTCGTGCGGCACCGGTGACGAGTGCGACACGGTCGGTGGTCACTTTCACTCTCCCACTCAGAGGTATCCCCTTTGCTCCGGACCGCCGGCGGCGCCGGTGGCCTCATCGAGGTGTTCGCGCGCGCCACGGCGCAGGGCCTGGGATTCGGAGGTCAGCGTGATCATCCGAAAACCCATGCCGGCCGCGGCCTTACCGCACTGTCCCGCTCCGGCGTGGATACCGCTGACCAGAGCGGCCTTGCGCGCCGCCTGCTGCACGGTCGCGAACGCCGCGCGGACCTCGGGATGCGTCCATGCGTCGGCGACCCGGTGACCCATCGAGATCGCCAGGTCCGCGGGTCCGACGTAGAGACCGGTCAGGTCGGGGACCGCGCAGAT
This genomic window from Mycolicibacterium goodii contains:
- a CDS encoding SDR family NAD(P)-dependent oxidoreductase, which translates into the protein MTTDRVALVTGAARGQGAAIVAKLVSDGFRVAATDLVIGDLRRSTADHGDAVIALELDVTSAEQWQRAVHTVVEQFGSLSALVNNAGVLHRASFDDETQDGFEGSWRVNCLGPFLGIRTALPCLRRAAGAAIVNTCSTGAIRPFPNHAAYGSSKWALRGLTQVAAAELAPEGIRVNAVFPGPVATPMLDETTQERLAARAVTGRLGRPTEIADAVEFLLSERASFITGSELVVDGGQCLQIG